A single region of the Malus sylvestris chromosome 8, drMalSylv7.2, whole genome shotgun sequence genome encodes:
- the LOC126632805 gene encoding uncharacterized protein LOC126632805, with product MVKWGTLLPENRMTVYFSRWFSDLDWRRLLLLIPPLSLILFLSLSSFSSSSSFFSPTNIPFAPIRSIFRGGRAFQFQVPSNNFNSTPIASPPNQNQDRTESLIKKKKEDELDRSRIAVCLVGGARRFELTGPSILDKILNKYSNSDLFLHSPVDPNAFKFSLLKSAPRIAAVKIFHPKPMPETEFQLRVLTAQNSPNGIQGLLQYFNLVEGCLTMIQAYQKQNNFTYDWIVRTRVDGYWNAPLHPKYFVPGRYLVPPGSSYGGLNDRFGVGDLNTSTVALSRLSLLPQLDAAGFHQLNSETAFKAQLTTQGVPYVTKRLPFCIVTDRQYEFPPHRFGVPVASLSSPGPLSGAKCRPCKPVCRGPCVADVMLSLYKGWSWTHWANGTLELCDAHEAWEKNWESKFDRVAGQKLASKRKRVAGMTTEQCIHDFNQLKNRTANWDAPPAEQICSH from the exons ATGGTGAAGTGGGGAACCCTCCTCCCTGAAAACAGGATGACCGTCTATTTCTCCAGATGGTTTTCCGATCTCGATTGGCGCCGGCTGCTCTTACTCATCCCTCCCCTATCTCTCATACTCTTCCTCTCACTCTCctccttctcttcttcctcttcttttttctctcccACCAACATCCCTTTTGCTCCCATCCGATCCATCTTTCGCGGCGGCCGCGCCTTCCAGTTCCAGGTGCCGTCCAACAACTTCAATTCAACGCCAATTGCTTCGCCTCCAAACCAAAATCAAGATCGGACCGAGTCGTtgatcaagaagaagaaggaggatgaATTGGATCGCTCCAGAATCGCCGTCTGCTTGGTAGGTGGGGCCCGGAGGTTCGAGCTCACGGGGCCGTCCATCCTCGACAAGATTCTCAACAAATATTCCAACTCCGATCTTTTCTTGCACAGTCCTGTGGACCCCAACGCGTTCAAGTTCTCGCTCCTCAAATCGGCGCCAAGGATCGCCGCCGTCAAAATCTTCCACCCCAAACCAATGCCCGAGACTGAGTTCCAGCTCCGAGTCCTAACCGCTCAGAACTCGCCCAATGGCATCCAG GGTCTGTTGCAATATTTCAACCTGGTGGAAGGTTGCCTAACTATGATCCAAGCTTACCAAAAACAGAACAACTTCACCTACGACTGGATTGTCCGAACCCGAGTTGACGGCTACTGGAACGCCCCCCTCCACCCCAAATACTTCGTGCCCGGTCGCTACCTGGTCCCACCAGGCTCCAGCTATGGCGGACTCAACGACCGCTTTGGAGTTGGCGACCTCAACACCTCCACTGTCGCCCTCTCCCGCCTCTCCCTCCTTCCCCAGCTCGACGCAGCCGGATTCCACCAACTTAACTCCGAAACCGCCTTCAAGGCCCAACTCACCACCCAAGGGGTACCTTACGTCACTAAACGACTCCCCTTTTGTATCGTAACAGACCGCCAGTACGAGTTCCCGCCACACCGCTTTGGAGTCCCGGTGGCCTCCTTGTCAAGCCCAGGGCCATTGAGCGGGGCCAAGTGCAGGCCTTGCAAGCCTGTGTGCCGAGGCCCGTGCGTGGCGGACGTGATGTTGAGCCTCTACAAAGGGTGGAGCTGGACCCACTGGGCCAACGGCACCCTTGAGCTCTGTGATGCCCATGAAGCTTGGGAAAAGAATTGGGAGAGCAAATTTGACCGAGTTGCTGGGCAGAAACTCGCTTCCAAGCGAAAGCGAGTTGCAGGCATGACGACGGAGCAATGCATTCATGATTTCAACCAACTGAAGAACCGAACTGCCAACTGGGACGCACCGCCGGCGGAACAGATTTGTAGCCACTGA
- the LOC126633026 gene encoding uncharacterized protein LOC126633026, which translates to MVGVFRRSLSFPNKINPNNIPNNRNHRPSKVRPPLSRHTRSISLPTGPHPFISHLKEHIASLQTFKYSYSTTNSSSSSSAPFSDWLCEGLTRLKDLHHCLDDTLRLPQTQESLRRLKGCYSVDNLLDQFLRFADIYGIFRTSVLALKQDHSAAQVALRKRNDSQVALYVIARKRMAKEMIKLVNALRSIARPAPAAATPFEYVGDDISYYNVDHELAGVMSEVVQVTVAVSLALFTGVAADISFGGPTISSSKSTVTSSMRATWMGIFNIKATLDNQLCTHENPVRVGNNIGVESLRNLRKKGDEEAKTTLKKMQELEASIAGIETCSETVFRSLINARVSLLNTLTLL; encoded by the coding sequence ATGGTAGGCGTTTTCCGGCGGTCTCTCTCTTTCCCAAACAAAATAAACCCAAACAATATTCCAAATAACCGTAACCACCGTCCATCAAAAGTCCGACCGCCGTTGTCTCGTCACACCAGATCCATCAGTCTTCCAACCGGACCCCACCCCTTCATTTCCCACCTCAAAGAACACATAGCCAGCCTTCAAACCTTCAAATATTCCTATTCCACCACCaactcctcctcttcctcctcagcCCCCTTCTCCGATTGGCTATGCGAAGGCTTGACCCGCCTCAAAGACTTGCACCACTGCCTCGATGACACTCTCCGCCTTCCCCAAACCCAAGAATCCCTCCGCCGTCTCAAAGGCTGCTACTCCGTCGATAACCTTCTCGACCAATTCCTCCGTTTTGCCGATATCTACGGAATATTCCGCACCTCCGTTTTGGCTCTCAAACAGGATCACTCCGCTGCTCAAGTGGCTTTGAGGAAGAGAAACGACTCCCAGGTAGCATTGTACGTCATAGCTAGAAAGAGAATGGCCAAGGAAATGATAAAGCTAGTCAACGCACTTCGTTCCATCGCACGGCCAGCACCGGCCGCCGCCACGCCGTTCGAGTACGTTGGCGATGATATTAGTTACTATAACGTTGACCATGAGCTGGCGGGTGTTATGAGCGAGGTCGTTCAAGTGACGGTCGCGGTGTCTCTTGCACTTTTTACTGGAGTCGCGGCAGACATATCATTCGGCGGGCCCACAATATCATCATCCAAATCGACTGTCACGTCGTCAATGCGGGCAACGTGGATGGGAATATTCAACATCAAGGCAACGTTAGACAATCAATTATGTACTCACGAAAACCCAGTACGAGTTGGTAATAATATTGGAGTTGAGAGCTTGCGTAACTTGAGAAAGAAAGGAGATGAAGAAGCCAAAACAACATTAAAGAAGATGCAGGAATTGGAGGCGTCCATCGCTGGGATTGAAACTTGCTCCGAAACAGTTTTCAGGAGTTTAATCAACGCTAGGGTTTCACTGCTCAACACTCTCACCCTACTCTAA
- the LOC126632487 gene encoding uncharacterized protein LOC126632487 yields MTRKEVIQNRSIAFMASLASYTRHIGSLERPRLKRTSTTSFVGNLFIFVFLSLLIFSFHTVVENGTHLLTSFVDHDHSLKSLISCLNLAGAVNTNHHSPTSPTESHSPISLRRQHCPFLHLTLVGTLDDDFFSGDDDDVRSLFGYGPNPIAPILIFSSSSHSTSKLGFNGTYETRVSEIVCSSLTFKAKKFTISDDRARGRDSDGESNEGEEKCGNEEMDDRVVDLQFLINGLKLGRWDVVTLFFLLKV; encoded by the exons ATGACGAG AAAGGAGGTTATACAGAACAGGTCCATCGCCTTTATGGCATCCCTGGCTTCTTATACAAGGCATATTGGGAGTCTTGAAAGGCCACGGTTGAAGAGAACCT CCACGACGTCGTTCGTTGGCAACCTCTTCATCTTCGTCTTCCTCTCCCTCCTCATCTTTTCCTTCCACACAGTCGTCGAAAATGGGACCCACCTCCTCACCTCCTTCGTCGACCACGACCATTCTCTTAAATCCCTTATCTCCTGCCTCAACCTCGCTGGCGCCGTCAATACCAACCATCACTCTCCCACATCTCCAACTGAGTCCCATTCTCCGATCTCTCTCCGCCGCCAACACTGCCCATTTCTTCACCTCACCCTTGTCGGAACCTTAGACGATGATTTCTTCTCCGGTGATGACGACGATGTTCGCTCCCTCTTCGGCTACGGCCCCAATCCGATCGCCCCAATCCtcattttctcctcctcctctcacTCCACCTCCAAATTAGGGTTTAATGGAACTTACGAGACTAGGGTTTCTGAAATTGTGTGCTCTAGCCTCACGTTCAAGGCTAAGAAATTCACCATTTCTGATGACAGAGCTAGAGGCAGAGATAGCGATGGAGAAAGCAATGAAGGGGAGGAGAAATGCGGCAATGAAGAAATGGACGATCGAGTTGTCGATTTGCAATTCTTGATCAACGGATTGAAGCTGGGTCGCTGGGACGTGGTGACGTTGTTCTTCCTCCTGAAAGTCTGA
- the LOC126633020 gene encoding protein ALTERED PHOSPHATE STARVATION RESPONSE 1-like encodes MGCAASKLEDLPAVALCRDRCMYLEEALSQAQVLADAHVAYLASLRTLGPALHRFFHDIPAGNEPPPPPESDSHLQFPSDSESESKEDHTVKKLGETPTPVSEHDQYFREGEGETYKNSGSRLTSEPRPPPPPPPSSAWDFLNLFDAYEREIYLAPFYSCTNLDLEETAHSPALAADKIKVGNCGGNNDINVKHNTKNIGDDQEEESRSGKSKTTHMATSTATPPSVSVSAPVREETEAMRELNLLFDRASESGNQVLLSLQSHHHTISLDQEYGFDDREGLVMSSQNLSYTLKTLFLWEKKLYHEVKAEERLRITHEKKSRMLKHLEHGKGNTTSAAEAPKLNSLRSAVRDLLTKMKIAIQIVDRISITINKLRDEELWPQIIKFINRLLDMWKAMVECHKSQYRAMVEAKGLDGVAISNAKLSGAHNAETAIRLKLELQNWNVCFSNWIVAQKVYVKALNGWVQRCLLHEPNVADQELTADEDIGAPPIFVICNEWSQAMDRLSDEEVVEAIGGFTSSIHTLLMEGNNNNVEMVQQRMVAENKDVARKVKFLEAEEGKEQNILHKLMRGRGGKKNVASSSLRAGEDESHGERVQQQSRSDRNINLVWDLKQTLMAMEKFTANSLQAYNEIHAHIELQEVSCRQSG; translated from the exons ATGGGTTGCGCCGCCTCAAAGTTGGAGGATCTTCCGGCTGTGGCATTGTGCCGAGACCGGTGCATGTACCTGGAGGAAGCTCTCAGCCAAGCCCAAGTTCTGGCTGATGCCCACGTCGCTTACTTGGCCTCCCTCAGGACCCTTGGCCCCGCTCTCCACCGTTTCTTCCATGACATTCCTGCAGGAAATGAACCGCCTCCGCCACCAGAATCAGACTCGCACCTCCAATTCCCTTCCGACTCCGAATCCGAATCCAAGGAGGACCACACTGTTAAAAAGTTGGGTGAAACGCCGACACCAGTTTCGGAGCATGATCAATATTTCAGGGAAGGGGAGGGGGAGACCTACAAAAATTCAGGCAGCCGACTGACTTCCGAACCCCGTCCTCCGCCACCGCCTCCGCCCAGCTCCGCTTGGGATTTCCTTAATCTGTTTGATGCCTACGAGAGGGAGATTTACCTAGCACCATTTTATTCTTGCACTAATTTGGATCTCGAAGAAACTGCTCATTCTCCTGCACTTGCTGCTGACAAAATCAAAGTCGGTAATTGTGGCGGCAATAACGATATCAATGTTAAACACAATACTAAAAATATTGGAGATGATCAGGAAGAGGAGAGTAGGTCAGGGAAGAGTAAGACGACTCATATGGCGACGTCGACGGCAACTCCTCCGTCTGTCTCTGTCTCGGCCCCAGTCCGAGAAGAAACAGAGGCGATGCGGGAGCTTAATCTTCTATTTGACAGGGCGTCTGAGTCCGggaatcaagttttattgtcgCTGCAGTCTCATCATCACACAATTTCTCTTGATCAGG AATATGGATTTGATGACCGTGAAGGCTTGGTGATGAGTTCACAAAACCTTTCTTACACTCTGAAGACGCTCTTCCTGTGGGAAAAGAAACTTTACCATGAAGTCAAG GCTGAGGAAAGATTGCGCATTACCCACGAGAAGAAGAGTAGAATGCTGAAACATTTAGAACATGGCAAGGGTAATACTACTAGTGCTGCTGAGGCTCCCAAACTCAACTCCCTTCGCAGTGCAGTCCGCGATCttttaacaaaaatgaaaattgcaATTCAGATTGTTGACAGAATATCCATTACCATCAACAAGTTGAGGGACGAGGAGCTATGGCCGCAGATTATCAAATTCATCAACAG GTTACTCGACATGTGGAAAGCTATGGTAGAATGTCACAAGAGTCAGTACCGAGCAATGGTGGAAGCCAAGGGTTTAGATGGCGTTGCAATATCCAATGCAAAGTTGAGCGGCGCACATAATGCTGAAACTGCAATTCGACTCAAGTTAGAGCTTCAAAACTGGAATGTGTGCTTCTCCAATTGGATTGTCGCCCAAAAGGTGTATGTAAAAGCATTAAACGGATGGGTTCAGAGATGTCTTCTACACGAACCAAATGTAGCCGATCAAGAATTAACAGCAGACGAGGATATTGGAGCACCGCCCATTTTTGTGATATGTAATGAGTGGTCACAAGCTATGGATAGACTCTCAGATGAGGAAGTTGTTGAAGCCATCGGGGGATTCACAAGCAGTATACATACGCTTTTAATGGAAggcaacaataataatgtagaaatggtgcagcaaaggatggtaGCTGAAAACAAAGATGTAGCAAGGAAAGTAAAGTTTTTGGAGGCAGAGGAGGGGAAGGAACAGAATATACTGCATAAGCTGATGCGCGGTAGAGGAGGAAAAAAGAACGTTGCTTCGAGTAGTTTGCGAGCAGGAGAAGATGAGTCGCACGGAGAGAGAGTGCAGCAACAGAGTCGGAGTGACAGGAATATTAATCTAGTGTGGGATTTGAAGCAGACATTGATGGCGATGGAGAAATTCACCGCAAACTCATTGCAAGCATACAATGAGATTCATGCACACATTGAACTACAAGAAGTCAGCTGCAGGCAATCCGGATGA